A section of the Vibrio vulnificus CMCP6 genome encodes:
- a CDS encoding acetolactate synthase 3 large subunit, producing the protein MTAMLSGAEMVVQSLIEENVEQIFGYPGGSVLDIYDALHAKTEQIKHVLVRHEQAATHMADGYARATGKPGVVLVCSGPGATNTITGIATAYMDSIPMIVISGNVPNSLIGNDAFQECDIVGVSRPVVKHSFLVKRAEDIPETIKKAFYIATTGRPGPVVIDLPKDVMNPLIKLPYEYPKSISMRSYKPTTSGHKGQIKKALKALLEAKKPVLYIGGGAIISGAHESILKLAETLNLPVVSTLMGLGAFPGTHKNALGMLGMHGKYEANMAMHNADLIFGVGVRFDDRTTNNLEKYCPNAKIMHIDIDPSSISKNVKVDLPIVGSAEQVLETMVTLLEEQGAENDTQALASWWDEIEGWKARDCLAYDTSSERIKPQQVIETLHKLTNGDAYVASDVGQHQMFAALYYPFNKPRRWINSGGLGTMGFGLPAGMGVKFAMPEEEVVVVTGDGSIQMNIQELSTAMQYDIPVKIINLNNRFLGMVKQWQDIIYQGRHSNSYMSSVPDFAAIAEAYGHVGIRIETPDQLESELKRALDMKDRLVFVDINVDETEHVYPMQIKGEGMDKMWLSKTERT; encoded by the coding sequence ATGACAGCAATGTTGTCAGGCGCAGAGATGGTTGTTCAATCTCTGATCGAAGAAAACGTAGAGCAAATTTTTGGTTATCCCGGTGGTTCAGTACTGGATATTTATGATGCTCTTCACGCCAAAACTGAACAAATCAAGCATGTATTAGTTCGTCATGAACAAGCCGCGACCCACATGGCTGATGGTTATGCTCGTGCCACAGGCAAACCTGGCGTTGTCCTAGTTTGTTCAGGACCAGGCGCAACGAACACCATCACCGGAATTGCCACGGCTTACATGGATTCCATCCCGATGATCGTTATTTCAGGAAACGTACCCAATAGCTTAATTGGTAATGATGCTTTCCAAGAGTGCGATATCGTTGGTGTTTCTCGCCCTGTGGTTAAACATAGTTTCCTCGTTAAGCGTGCGGAAGACATTCCTGAGACCATCAAGAAAGCATTTTACATTGCCACGACAGGCCGCCCTGGCCCTGTGGTGATTGACTTACCAAAAGATGTGATGAACCCGCTGATCAAACTGCCTTATGAATATCCTAAGTCAATCAGCATGCGGTCATACAAACCAACCACTTCGGGCCATAAAGGTCAAATAAAGAAAGCGCTAAAGGCATTACTTGAAGCGAAGAAGCCCGTTCTTTATATCGGTGGTGGTGCGATTATCTCAGGTGCGCATGAGTCGATCCTCAAGCTGGCTGAAACATTAAATTTGCCCGTTGTAAGCACACTAATGGGGCTCGGTGCTTTCCCGGGGACCCACAAAAACGCTCTAGGCATGCTCGGCATGCATGGTAAATATGAAGCCAATATGGCGATGCATAACGCCGATCTTATTTTTGGTGTTGGGGTACGTTTTGATGACCGTACCACCAACAACTTAGAAAAATACTGCCCTAATGCGAAGATCATGCACATCGACATCGACCCTTCTTCGATCTCGAAAAACGTCAAAGTTGACCTACCCATCGTGGGGTCAGCGGAGCAAGTGCTTGAGACCATGGTGACACTTCTTGAAGAGCAAGGCGCTGAAAACGATACGCAAGCCTTAGCGAGCTGGTGGGATGAAATTGAAGGCTGGAAAGCACGAGATTGCCTCGCCTACGACACCTCTTCGGAGCGCATTAAGCCACAGCAAGTGATCGAGACACTGCATAAGCTGACCAATGGGGATGCTTACGTTGCATCAGATGTTGGCCAGCATCAAATGTTTGCTGCGCTTTACTACCCGTTCAACAAACCGCGCCGTTGGATCAATTCTGGTGGTCTAGGCACGATGGGCTTTGGTCTGCCCGCTGGTATGGGGGTGAAATTCGCCATGCCAGAAGAAGAAGTGGTGGTGGTGACGGGGGATGGCAGTATCCAAATGAACATTCAAGAACTGTCGACTGCGATGCAATATGACATTCCGGTCAAAATTATTAACTTGAATAACCGTTTCCTTGGAATGGTGAAGCAGTGGCAAGACATTATCTATCAAGGTCGCCACTCTAACTCATACATGAGTTCTGTTCCTGATTTTGCAGCCATTGCAGAAGCTTATGGCCATGTAGGTATTCGCATTGAAACCCCCGATCAACTCGAGTCAGAGCTTAAACGCGCCCTCGACATGAAAGATCGCTTGGTGTTTGTCGATATCAATGTGGATGAAACTGAGCACGTCTACCCGATGCAAATCAAAGGCGAAGGCATGGACAAAATGTGGCTAAGCAAAACGGAGAGAACTTAA
- a CDS encoding AMP-dependent synthetase/ligase — protein sequence MANLDFHIVKRIRKQIAQGAERVALKHKVGAVWQGISWKQFGQQIDELSLALLAQGIEVQDKIAIFSNNMPQWTVADFAALQLRAVTVPIYPTNTAAQAAYILQNADVKVLFVGEQPQFDAAVKIFDECEQLNLIVAMSDDIDLGEHHFAIHWKAFIQQGQQEARAELERRLEQANFEDLLTLIYTSGTTGQPKGVMLDYANIAAQLEGHDRRLSLTENDVSLCFLPLSHVFERAWTFYVLYKGGTNCYLQDTMQVRDALSDIKPTVMCAVPRFYEKIFSAIHEKVSRAPLMRKIMFTWAVNMGAKMSVCHQEGRQPSLMLKKAHALADKLVLSKLRALLGGNINFMPCGGAKLDETIGRFFHAIGINVKLGYGMTETTATISCWDDKCFNPDSIGMSMPGAQVKIGENNEILVRGPMVMRGYYKLPEETEKTFDEHGFLKTGDAGHIDEHGNLFITDRIKELMKTSGGKYIAPQMIEGAIGKDHFIEQIAVIADTRKFVSALIVPCFDSLEEYAKELNIKYHDRVELIKHHQVVEMLEKRVNDLQKELAKFEQVKKFKLLPKAFSMDEGELTPTQKLRRKVINDKYQDEIEEMYSEKKEK from the coding sequence ATGGCCAATTTAGATTTTCACATCGTAAAACGAATTCGTAAGCAGATTGCACAAGGTGCGGAGCGAGTTGCGCTCAAGCATAAAGTTGGTGCAGTTTGGCAAGGTATTAGCTGGAAGCAATTTGGTCAGCAAATTGATGAATTATCCCTAGCGTTGCTTGCGCAGGGCATTGAAGTCCAAGATAAGATCGCTATCTTTTCTAATAACATGCCGCAGTGGACGGTGGCCGATTTTGCGGCCCTACAATTACGTGCTGTCACGGTCCCGATTTATCCAACCAATACGGCAGCTCAAGCGGCTTATATTCTGCAAAATGCCGACGTTAAAGTTCTGTTTGTGGGTGAACAGCCACAATTTGACGCCGCAGTGAAAATCTTCGATGAGTGTGAGCAACTGAACCTGATTGTCGCCATGTCAGACGATATTGATTTAGGCGAACATCACTTTGCGATCCATTGGAAAGCCTTCATTCAACAAGGTCAACAAGAGGCCCGTGCTGAGCTCGAACGACGTTTAGAACAGGCAAATTTTGAGGATTTGCTGACGCTAATCTATACCTCTGGCACCACGGGGCAGCCGAAAGGGGTGATGTTAGATTATGCCAACATTGCCGCTCAATTAGAGGGACATGATCGACGCTTAAGCCTGACAGAAAACGACGTTTCGCTTTGTTTCTTGCCGTTATCACACGTTTTTGAGCGCGCTTGGACCTTTTACGTTCTTTATAAAGGCGGTACGAACTGTTATTTGCAAGATACCATGCAAGTTCGTGACGCTCTGAGTGATATCAAGCCAACAGTGATGTGCGCCGTGCCGCGCTTTTACGAGAAGATCTTCTCTGCCATCCATGAGAAAGTCTCTCGTGCGCCGCTGATGCGCAAAATCATGTTTACCTGGGCGGTGAACATGGGCGCGAAGATGTCCGTGTGTCACCAAGAAGGTCGCCAGCCTTCATTGATGCTGAAAAAAGCCCATGCGTTGGCGGATAAGCTGGTGTTGTCAAAACTGCGTGCCCTGCTGGGTGGCAACATCAACTTTATGCCATGTGGTGGTGCAAAACTGGATGAAACCATTGGTCGTTTCTTCCATGCGATTGGTATCAACGTGAAGCTGGGCTACGGCATGACCGAAACCACAGCAACGATTTCATGCTGGGATGACAAGTGCTTTAACCCTGATTCTATCGGCATGTCGATGCCGGGCGCACAAGTAAAGATTGGCGAAAACAACGAAATTTTGGTTCGTGGTCCGATGGTGATGCGTGGTTACTACAAGCTCCCAGAAGAAACGGAGAAAACGTTTGATGAACACGGTTTCCTTAAAACGGGCGACGCGGGTCACATTGATGAGCACGGCAACCTGTTCATTACCGATCGTATCAAAGAGCTGATGAAAACGTCTGGAGGAAAATACATTGCCCCGCAGATGATTGAAGGTGCGATTGGTAAAGATCATTTTATTGAGCAAATCGCGGTGATTGCTGATACACGCAAATTCGTTTCAGCGTTGATAGTGCCTTGTTTTGACTCTTTGGAAGAGTACGCCAAAGAGCTCAATATTAAGTATCACGATCGCGTTGAACTGATTAAGCATCACCAAGTTGTTGAAATGCTGGAGAAGCGCGTTAACGATCTGCAGAAAGAGCTGGCGAAATTTGAACAAGTGAAGAAGTTCAAGTTGCTACCAAAAGCGTTTTCTATGGATGAAGGTGAGTTGACGCCAACGCAGAAATTGCGCCGTAAGGTGATCAACGACAAGTATCAAGACGAAATCGAAGAAATGTATTCAGAAAAGAAAGAAAAATAA
- the leuO gene encoding transcriptional regulator LeuO produces MLDKKDAMSAIASYRMESTLRGVDLNLLTVFDAVMQEQNITRAAHNLGMSQPAVSNAVARLKVMFNDELFMRQGRGIQPTQRARQLFGPVRQALQLIRNELPSSVFQPESSTRLFKLAICSPCDMRFAPRIMADIHNKAPNVQLHLDAEFDRMLSERMRYQEIDFVIDYARFDEQGFSSTEIFKDELVVVTSKQHPRIQGKVTEAQLMQERHAKLSRIHGQRSFSEQAYRDLDVAAYFEGTSLSNVLYVVGQSELVTIAPRWIVENAANNAQLQILDFPFENREISGFLSWHESSEKDKGHIWLRDLLMVTCGEVVAAV; encoded by the coding sequence ATGTTAGATAAAAAAGATGCGATGAGCGCGATTGCCAGCTATCGAATGGAAAGTACTTTACGCGGAGTGGATCTCAACCTACTGACGGTATTTGATGCCGTTATGCAAGAGCAAAATATTACTCGCGCAGCACATAATTTAGGCATGTCACAGCCTGCAGTGAGCAACGCGGTTGCTCGCTTAAAAGTGATGTTTAATGATGAGCTTTTCATGCGTCAAGGGCGTGGTATTCAACCGACCCAGCGTGCTCGTCAATTATTTGGTCCAGTCCGCCAAGCGCTGCAATTGATCCGCAATGAATTACCAAGTTCTGTATTCCAGCCTGAGTCTTCAACTCGTCTGTTCAAACTGGCGATTTGCAGCCCATGTGATATGCGTTTTGCACCACGCATTATGGCAGACATTCATAACAAAGCGCCTAATGTACAATTGCATTTGGATGCAGAGTTTGATCGCATGCTCTCTGAGCGTATGCGCTATCAAGAAATCGACTTTGTGATTGATTACGCACGTTTTGACGAGCAAGGCTTCTCAAGCACAGAGATCTTCAAAGATGAACTCGTGGTTGTGACGTCTAAGCAGCATCCTCGTATTCAAGGTAAAGTGACAGAAGCGCAGTTGATGCAAGAGCGTCACGCGAAACTGTCTCGCATTCACGGCCAACGCAGCTTCTCTGAGCAAGCGTATCGCGATCTGGATGTGGCAGCGTATTTCGAAGGCACAAGCTTGAGCAACGTTCTGTATGTGGTTGGTCAATCTGAGCTTGTGACGATCGCTCCTCGCTGGATTGTGGAAAATGCGGCAAACAACGCGCAGCTACAGATTCTTGACTTCCCATTTGAAAATCGTGAAATCAGCGGTTTCTTAAGCTGGCACGAATCATCAGAAAAAGACAAAGGCCACATTTGGCTGCGTGATCTGCTGATGGTGACATGTGGCGAAGTGGTTGCTGCGGTATAA